The Desulfuromonas versatilis genome has a segment encoding these proteins:
- the speE gene encoding polyamine aminopropyltransferase gives MDLWYTEKHSENVGITMKVSKTLFSGQSEFQALEIVDTLEYGRMMLLDGLVMVTERDEFVYHDMITHPALFTHPNPKKVLVIGGGDGGTIREIMKHKGVELAVLCEIDGLVIDKSIELLPSMACEIDGSNPRVKLHVDDGIAYIRDHQDEFDLILVDSTDPIGPAEGLFEEDFYRMVFGALKKDGIMVAQSESPFYHADIQKSMYKNLRAVFPIVEMYQAFIPTYPSGFWSFAFASKQYHPVRDFDRERAAKRDFYTKYYNEDLHLGAFMLPTFAKENIAEK, from the coding sequence ATGGACCTGTGGTACACCGAAAAGCACAGCGAAAACGTCGGCATCACCATGAAGGTGAGCAAAACCCTCTTTTCCGGCCAGAGCGAGTTCCAGGCGCTCGAGATCGTCGACACCCTGGAGTACGGGCGGATGATGCTGCTCGACGGGCTGGTCATGGTCACCGAGCGCGACGAGTTCGTCTATCACGACATGATCACCCACCCGGCGCTGTTCACCCACCCCAACCCGAAGAAGGTGCTGGTGATCGGCGGCGGCGACGGCGGCACCATCCGCGAGATCATGAAGCACAAGGGGGTCGAGCTGGCGGTGCTCTGCGAGATCGACGGGCTGGTCATCGACAAGTCCATCGAGCTGCTCCCCTCCATGGCCTGCGAGATCGACGGCAGCAACCCCCGGGTCAAGCTGCACGTGGACGACGGCATCGCCTACATCCGCGACCACCAGGACGAGTTCGACCTGATCCTGGTCGACTCCACCGACCCCATCGGCCCCGCCGAAGGGCTGTTCGAGGAGGACTTCTACCGCATGGTGTTCGGCGCCTTGAAGAAGGACGGGATCATGGTCGCCCAGAGCGAATCCCCCTTCTACCACGCCGACATCCAGAAGAGCATGTACAAGAACCTGCGGGCGGTCTTCCCCATCGTGGAGATGTACCAGGCGTTCATCCCCACCTACCCCAGCGGCTTCTGGAGCTTCGCCTTCGCCAGCAAGCAGTACCACCCGGTCAGGGACTTCGACCGCGAGCGCGCCGCCAAGCGGGATTTCTACACCAAGTACTACAACGAAGACCTGCACCTGGGCGCTTTCATGCTGCCGACCTTCGCCAAGGAGAACATCGCGGAGAAATAA
- the speD gene encoding adenosylmethionine decarboxylase, whose protein sequence is MKSLGQQIVAEFYECDCEVLNDPQQIEEIMCDAALAAGATIVTKTFHTFSPHGVSGAVIIAESHLAIHTWPEYGYAAVDLFTCGDTVQPEVAYRVLKEGMKSRRASTMEMKRGQLEVVGELTHKPVELKQAV, encoded by the coding sequence ATGAAATCTCTCGGTCAGCAGATTGTCGCCGAATTCTACGAGTGCGATTGCGAAGTTCTCAACGATCCCCAACAAATCGAGGAGATCATGTGCGACGCGGCCCTGGCCGCCGGCGCCACCATCGTCACCAAGACCTTCCACACCTTCAGCCCCCACGGGGTCTCCGGTGCGGTGATCATCGCCGAGAGCCACCTGGCCATCCACACCTGGCCCGAGTACGGCTACGCCGCCGTCGACCTGTTCACCTGCGGCGACACAGTGCAGCCCGAAGTGGCCTACCGGGTGCTGAAGGAGGGGATGAAATCCCGCCGCGCCTCGACCATGGAGATGAAGCGCGGCCAGCTCGAGGTGGTCGGCGAGCTGACCCACAAGCCGGTGGAACTGAAGCAGGCGGTCTGA
- a CDS encoding pilus assembly protein MshP, with amino-acid sequence MNHSDFRKDERGFALVSAIFILVVLSLLGAAMVKIAGVQGRTASGALQAAKAYHAARSGIEWGAERARNSAWCAAATSDNFVLEGFTVTVTCSPTAHSVYVINSEADLPGNYGTPDYIKRSLQAKVYGL; translated from the coding sequence ATGAACCATTCCGATTTCAGGAAAGACGAGCGGGGCTTCGCCCTGGTCTCGGCCATCTTCATCCTGGTGGTGCTCTCGCTGCTGGGCGCGGCGATGGTGAAAATTGCCGGCGTGCAGGGGCGCACCGCCAGCGGCGCCCTGCAGGCCGCCAAGGCCTACCACGCGGCCCGCAGCGGCATCGAGTGGGGGGCCGAGCGGGCCCGCAACAGCGCCTGGTGCGCGGCGGCGACCAGCGACAACTTTGTTCTGGAGGGGTTTACCGTGACGGTCACCTGCAGCCCCACCGCCCACTCGGTTTACGTCATCAACTCCGAGGCGGATCTGCCGGGCAACTATGGGACCCCCGACTACATCAAGCGTTCACTTCAGGCCAAGGTCTATGGCCTTTGA
- a CDS encoding cytochrome b5 domain-containing protein, with protein MTKQELAKFDGREGRKAYVAVSGKIYDVTASALWENGDHQGLHAAGGDLTEELKTAPHVRSVVERFPVVGTLDEEPPPKKKKWGLF; from the coding sequence ATGACCAAGCAGGAACTGGCCAAGTTTGATGGACGCGAGGGGCGCAAGGCCTATGTCGCGGTGAGCGGGAAAATCTACGATGTGACCGCCAGCGCCCTCTGGGAGAACGGCGACCACCAGGGGCTGCACGCCGCCGGCGGCGACCTGACCGAGGAGCTCAAGACCGCCCCCCACGTGCGATCGGTGGTGGAGCGTTTTCCGGTGGTCGGAACGCTGGATGAGGAGCCGCCGCCGAAGAAGAAAAAGTGGGGGTTGTTCTGA
- a CDS encoding helix-turn-helix domain-containing protein produces MKIGEKLKKLRLSNSLTQEELASRADLTKGYISQLENDATSPSISTLKDLLDVLGVSISEFFAQSPELEVVFGEQRRVVASEEGGLKVELLVPGAQNRTMDPALVTLLPGEAMDEQPFHEGEEFGFVLAGRVELILDGKSHLVRRDECFYFPSDRRHQVRNPGKTPARILWVVSPPTFFC; encoded by the coding sequence GTGAAAATCGGGGAGAAACTCAAAAAGCTGCGCCTGTCCAACTCGCTCACCCAGGAGGAACTGGCCAGCCGGGCCGACCTGACCAAGGGATATATCTCCCAGTTGGAGAACGACGCGACCTCCCCTTCGATCAGCACCCTCAAGGATCTGCTCGACGTGCTGGGGGTATCGATTTCCGAATTTTTCGCCCAGAGTCCGGAGCTCGAGGTGGTGTTCGGCGAACAGCGCCGGGTGGTGGCTTCGGAGGAAGGTGGGCTGAAGGTCGAGCTGCTGGTCCCGGGGGCGCAGAACCGCACCATGGACCCGGCCCTGGTGACCCTGCTTCCCGGCGAGGCGATGGACGAGCAGCCCTTTCACGAGGGCGAGGAGTTCGGCTTCGTGCTGGCCGGGCGCGTCGAACTGATCCTCGACGGCAAGAGCCACCTGGTGCGCCGGGACGAGTGCTTCTATTTCCCCTCGGACCGCCGCCACCAGGTGCGCAACCCCGGCAAGACCCCGGCGAGGATCCTCTGGGTGGTCTCGCCGCCGACGTTTTTCTGTTAG
- a CDS encoding GspH/FimT family pseudopilin produces the protein MSLAESFAKMPYPGIDRNSSGFTFVELVVVLVLLGIVFAVALPKLFDASDFKKRGFFDEVQAAARYGQKLAVSTGCPVRLDIAGASYTLLRPELDCSDSNFISLTAEHPVTSGSMAGVTLTSSHPSVTFDAMGRALVGAVPSDVTVTVGTRSFQIIGETGYIQTP, from the coding sequence ATGTCACTAGCTGAATCGTTTGCGAAAATGCCATATCCCGGGATTGATAGAAATTCAAGTGGATTTACCTTCGTTGAGCTAGTGGTGGTTCTGGTGTTACTGGGGATCGTTTTTGCGGTCGCCCTGCCGAAACTTTTCGATGCCAGCGACTTTAAGAAACGTGGCTTTTTCGACGAGGTCCAGGCCGCCGCGCGCTATGGGCAGAAGCTGGCTGTGTCCACCGGTTGCCCGGTGAGACTCGATATTGCCGGCGCAAGCTATACGCTACTGCGCCCGGAACTCGATTGCTCCGATTCGAATTTCATCTCCCTTACCGCCGAACACCCGGTCACCAGCGGAAGCATGGCCGGCGTCACCCTGACTTCCAGCCACCCCTCGGTGACCTTCGATGCCATGGGGCGGGCGCTGGTCGGGGCAGTGCCGTCCGATGTGACCGTGACTGTGGGGACTCGCAGCTTTCAGATCATCGGCGAGACGGGATATATCCAGACACCATGA
- a CDS encoding type II secretion system protein, which produces MRNEKGFTMIELVVVIVILGILAAVAIPKYVDMKTEAYKAQADGVYASAQAAVALNHAAKLIGKPAANLPAYVDATTCNTGLIEGANSGTCLRAAIDELPTGWAPATNTLAATLGGTTYTITIDNVESSTVAAKISKDW; this is translated from the coding sequence ATGAGGAATGAAAAAGGTTTCACAATGATCGAACTGGTCGTGGTTATCGTCATCCTCGGCATTCTGGCCGCAGTAGCGATTCCCAAGTATGTTGACATGAAAACCGAGGCATACAAAGCCCAGGCTGATGGGGTTTATGCTTCGGCTCAAGCTGCCGTGGCCCTGAACCATGCCGCCAAGCTGATTGGTAAACCTGCAGCAAATCTGCCTGCCTACGTTGATGCGACCACTTGCAACACAGGCTTGATCGAAGGCGCTAACAGCGGGACTTGCCTGAGAGCGGCTATTGACGAATTGCCTACGGGGTGGGCTCCGGCCACCAATACCCTGGCAGCTACCTTGGGCGGAACTACCTACACAATTACGATCGATAATGTGGAATCTTCGACTGTTGCAGCGAAAATTTCCAAAGATTGGTAA
- a CDS encoding DUF6701 domain-containing protein codes for MKRALLQSCTWTIFALAMVLGSWLAPGQASALCSSLSGRATINELYRGSPPFVEVKLLDTSLAYSTWTLQVCTQGQGCTGNLSLSSAQKFGPYLVLYTGVSRDQLDFSKNRLDVILKDGAGNVIDYLNVNNHSVQAGQCGSFPFATTWTGNTNSFSLTRNPDGNGPWTELSSGNSGQETPGNPNEGSANLPRVSVAEVSAAKGQSLVFVLQLDRPATGGESLSYRTIDDTAIAGVDYTARTGTVNFAAGATQATVSVPSLAGSASAPGVFFWLNLFSQNGLLLLNHYAKGTITAPAASVDHFRLEHTGSGLTCQRASVTVRACQNAACSLLYTSPVNLTLSPTGWIGGDAKTLNGGVATYELRRNTPGVVTLSVASASPAAANPVQCYQGGVLASCGMEFFDSGFIFDVPDLNSCQGSGNLTISAVRKDNTSQQCVAAGGFANQSKTVSFWSGYLAPATGTRPLVLNGSNLSTGAPGTGVTLNFDANARSTLAVSYADAGRMQLNARYVGSGEEAGLVMTGVDTFVVRPPQLRVQATTDGVTPLDNAGSVGNPRWPAGEDFFVQVRATCADGTLTPNFSNNVALTPVAPFEPAIGAPGGLVNGAIPAASFAGGIATVNNVQYAEVGNVTLQAVAADYLAPGFNVTGTSARVGRFTPHHFAVAANTPQFGTACAAGGFTYLGQPFGYFSPPVLTVTAQNKQNATTGKYTGAWWKITNASLGAPVYASATGSLDTGLLPPVDPVITDSGGGIGTLTFGSGGGLAFTRAAPVEPFAAEIALSINVADSDGIAYGSNPAAFGSATPGGGIAFDNGKSMRWGRLALQNAFGSELANLPVPFTAQHYAGGVFVANGGDFCTSLPLGQLLLSSPAGATTGLNPLQVNLSSPNTTSASLGPFAGGAAPLALSAPGSGGDGYVDLGADLSSLFWLRYDWDGDGSHDDGPSSRASFGIYKGNSRLIYLRESVQ; via the coding sequence ATGAAACGCGCTTTGCTGCAAAGCTGCACCTGGACAATTTTTGCCCTGGCGATGGTGCTGGGCAGCTGGCTTGCCCCCGGACAGGCCTCGGCCCTCTGCTCGTCGCTTTCGGGCCGCGCCACCATCAACGAGCTCTACCGCGGCTCGCCCCCCTTCGTCGAAGTCAAGCTGCTCGACACCTCCCTGGCCTACAGCACCTGGACGCTGCAGGTCTGCACCCAGGGGCAGGGCTGCACCGGCAACCTCTCCCTGTCCTCGGCCCAGAAATTCGGACCCTACCTGGTGCTCTACACCGGGGTCAGCAGGGATCAGCTCGATTTCAGCAAGAACCGGCTAGATGTCATTCTCAAGGACGGCGCGGGCAACGTCATCGACTACCTGAACGTCAACAACCATTCGGTCCAGGCCGGCCAGTGTGGCTCCTTCCCCTTCGCGACCACCTGGACCGGCAACACCAACAGCTTCTCCCTGACTCGCAACCCCGACGGCAACGGCCCCTGGACCGAACTGAGCTCGGGCAATTCGGGGCAGGAGACCCCGGGAAATCCCAACGAGGGTTCGGCCAACCTGCCCCGGGTGAGCGTCGCCGAGGTCTCCGCTGCCAAGGGACAATCCCTGGTGTTCGTCCTGCAGCTCGACCGTCCGGCCACCGGGGGCGAGTCGCTGAGCTACCGGACCATAGACGATACGGCTATTGCCGGGGTCGACTACACAGCCCGAACCGGGACGGTCAATTTCGCCGCCGGCGCCACCCAGGCCACGGTGAGCGTGCCGAGCCTCGCCGGATCGGCGTCGGCCCCCGGGGTTTTCTTCTGGCTCAACCTGTTCAGCCAGAACGGCCTGCTGCTCCTCAACCATTACGCCAAGGGGACCATCACCGCTCCGGCTGCTTCGGTTGACCATTTTCGCCTCGAACACACCGGCAGCGGCCTGACCTGCCAGCGCGCCAGCGTTACCGTGCGGGCGTGCCAAAACGCGGCCTGTTCGCTGCTCTACACCAGCCCGGTCAACCTGACCCTCTCCCCCACGGGGTGGATCGGCGGGGACGCCAAGACCCTCAACGGCGGGGTGGCCACCTACGAACTGCGCAGGAACACCCCGGGGGTCGTCACCCTGAGCGTCGCCTCGGCCAGCCCGGCGGCGGCCAATCCCGTCCAGTGCTATCAGGGCGGGGTGCTCGCCAGCTGCGGGATGGAGTTCTTCGATTCGGGGTTCATATTCGATGTCCCCGACCTGAACTCCTGCCAGGGTTCGGGCAACCTGACCATCAGCGCGGTGCGCAAGGACAACACGAGCCAGCAGTGCGTGGCGGCCGGGGGCTTTGCCAATCAGTCGAAGACGGTGAGTTTCTGGTCCGGCTACCTGGCGCCGGCGACCGGAACCCGCCCGCTGGTGCTCAACGGCAGCAACCTTTCCACAGGCGCCCCGGGCACCGGGGTGACCCTCAACTTCGACGCCAACGCCCGCAGCACCCTGGCGGTGAGCTACGCCGATGCCGGCCGGATGCAGCTCAATGCCCGCTACGTAGGCAGCGGCGAGGAGGCCGGCCTGGTGATGACCGGGGTCGACACCTTCGTCGTGCGCCCGCCACAGCTGCGGGTGCAGGCCACTACCGACGGGGTTACCCCGCTGGATAACGCCGGGTCCGTCGGCAACCCCCGCTGGCCGGCGGGAGAGGACTTTTTCGTCCAGGTCCGGGCGACCTGCGCCGACGGCACGCTGACCCCCAATTTCAGCAACAACGTGGCGCTGACCCCCGTCGCCCCCTTCGAACCGGCCATCGGGGCGCCGGGCGGCCTGGTCAACGGGGCGATCCCCGCGGCCAGCTTCGCCGGCGGAATCGCCACGGTCAACAACGTCCAGTATGCCGAGGTCGGCAACGTCACCCTGCAGGCGGTGGCCGCCGACTACCTGGCCCCCGGGTTCAACGTGACCGGCACCAGCGCGCGGGTGGGGCGCTTCACCCCCCATCATTTCGCCGTGGCCGCCAACACCCCCCAGTTCGGCACCGCCTGCGCCGCGGGCGGCTTCACCTACCTCGGCCAGCCCTTCGGCTACTTCAGCCCGCCGGTGCTGACCGTCACCGCCCAGAACAAGCAGAACGCCACCACCGGCAAGTACACCGGGGCCTGGTGGAAGATCACCAACGCCAGCCTCGGCGCCCCGGTCTACGCCAGCGCAACGGGCTCCCTCGATACCGGTCTGCTGCCGCCGGTCGATCCTGTCATCACAGATTCGGGCGGTGGCATCGGCACTTTGACCTTCGGCTCGGGGGGCGGGCTGGCCTTCACCCGGGCTGCACCCGTCGAACCCTTTGCTGCCGAGATCGCCCTGAGCATCAACGTGGCGGACAGCGACGGCATTGCCTATGGGAGCAATCCCGCCGCCTTCGGTTCGGCGACCCCCGGCGGCGGCATCGCTTTCGACAACGGCAAATCGATGCGCTGGGGTCGGCTCGCCCTGCAGAACGCCTTCGGCTCCGAATTGGCCAACCTGCCGGTGCCCTTTACCGCCCAGCACTATGCCGGAGGGGTGTTCGTCGCCAACGGCGGCGATTTCTGCACCAGCCTGCCGCTGGGGCAGCTGCTGCTCTCCAGTCCTGCCGGGGCGACCACCGGCCTCAATCCCCTCCAGGTCAACCTGAGCAGCCCCAACACCACCAGCGCCAGCCTCGGCCCCTTCGCCGGCGGCGCCGCCCCTCTTGCGCTCTCCGCCCCCGGATCGGGTGGGGACGGCTACGTCGATCTCGGCGCCGACCTGAGCAGCCTGTTCTGGCTGCGCTACGACTGGGACGGCGACGGCAGCCACGACGACGGCCCCAGCTCCCGCGCCAGCTTCGGCATCTACAAGGGGAATTCCCGCCTGATCTACCTGCGCGAGTCGGTGCAGTAG
- a CDS encoding prepilin-type N-terminal cleavage/methylation domain-containing protein: protein MTSKNRQGGDQRGFTLLELAVVVVVVGILFLVALGRLLGLQVDAERVTMEMQAGALRSALSLQAARYLAQDRPQKLAELVFVNPIEHLVERPKNYLGELDGPDPEGVEGGNWYYDRKKQLLVYRVKNELYFSSAAGGAAAARFRVLPVFDDREDGSPGGSIVGLQLAALETYGWLDESLLRGK, encoded by the coding sequence ATGACGTCAAAAAACCGACAGGGTGGGGATCAGCGGGGTTTCACCCTGCTGGAGCTGGCCGTGGTCGTGGTCGTCGTCGGAATCCTGTTCCTGGTGGCGCTGGGGCGGCTGCTGGGCCTGCAGGTCGACGCCGAACGCGTCACCATGGAGATGCAGGCCGGAGCCCTGCGCAGCGCCCTCAGTCTGCAGGCGGCCCGCTACCTGGCGCAGGACCGCCCCCAAAAGCTCGCCGAGCTGGTGTTCGTCAACCCCATCGAGCATCTGGTTGAGAGGCCGAAGAACTACCTGGGGGAGTTGGACGGGCCCGACCCCGAAGGGGTGGAAGGCGGCAACTGGTACTACGACAGGAAAAAGCAGCTGCTGGTCTACCGGGTGAAAAACGAACTTTACTTCAGCTCGGCGGCGGGGGGCGCTGCGGCGGCCAGGTTCAGGGTGCTGCCGGTGTTCGATGATCGGGAAGACGGCTCGCCAGGCGGCTCCATCGTGGGTCTGCAGCTGGCGGCCCTGGAGACCTATGGCTGGTTGGATGAGTCTTTGTTGCGAGGTAAGTAG
- the speA gene encoding biosynthetic arginine decarboxylase, with amino-acid sequence MNPRQMTTWTTEDSARLYRIRDWGAGYFDLSDKGEVTAKVGFPAGEVQVSLMDIVSGIGERGLQMPLLLRIENLLDARIALLNESFRAAMARQGYQGSYQGVFPIKVNQQRQVIEEIARFGARYGHGLEAGSKAELVIALSTLPGNGSVVVCNGYKDREFIDLGLRSLKLGYRCIFVIETPTELPIILERSKALGIRPLIGMRAKLATTVGGHWNKTSGDRSIFGLTTSQLIEVVDELKAQGMLDCLQLLHCHLGSQIPNIRDIRSAVMEACRYYINLVREGAPMGFLDLGGGLAVDYLGSRANHTQSMNYTIDEYSAAIVEVVMETLDANQVPHPTIVTESGRPTVAYYSLLLFNIFDVTHFEAGALPSTPPPDENPLIHHLYEVLERLAAGNLQQCYNKTCFYRDEIREQFKRGQVSLRTRSLAENLILEILQRILAILEKNGETPPELEGLREQLADIYYGNLSVFQSLPDHWAIGQVFPVMPIHRLGERPSREAIIADITCDSDGRIDNFIDVHGTRKTLPLHPLKDGEEYYLGVFLVGAYQETLGDLHNLFGDTNVVSVRINEDGSFDLTREDQGDSIADILGYVQYNAKELFERFRKLAEQGVRQGSLSIAERQEILECFAAGLRGYTYFER; translated from the coding sequence ATGAACCCCAGGCAGATGACCACTTGGACCACTGAAGATTCGGCCAGGCTCTACCGCATCCGCGACTGGGGCGCCGGGTATTTCGACCTCTCGGACAAGGGCGAGGTGACCGCCAAGGTCGGCTTCCCCGCCGGCGAGGTGCAGGTTTCGCTGATGGACATCGTCTCGGGGATCGGCGAGCGCGGGCTGCAGATGCCGCTGCTGCTGCGCATCGAGAACCTGCTCGATGCGCGCATCGCCCTGCTCAACGAATCGTTCCGCGCCGCCATGGCGCGCCAGGGCTACCAGGGGAGCTACCAGGGGGTTTTCCCCATCAAGGTCAACCAGCAGCGCCAGGTCATCGAGGAGATCGCCAGGTTCGGCGCCCGCTACGGCCACGGCCTCGAGGCCGGCAGCAAGGCCGAACTGGTCATCGCCCTCTCCACGCTGCCGGGCAACGGCAGCGTGGTGGTCTGCAACGGCTACAAGGACCGCGAGTTCATCGACCTGGGGCTGCGCTCGCTCAAGCTCGGCTACCGCTGCATCTTCGTCATCGAGACCCCCACCGAGCTGCCGATCATCCTCGAGCGCAGCAAGGCCCTGGGCATCCGCCCGCTGATCGGCATGCGCGCCAAGCTCGCCACCACCGTCGGCGGCCACTGGAACAAGACCAGCGGCGACCGCAGCATCTTCGGCCTGACCACCAGCCAGCTCATCGAGGTGGTCGACGAGCTCAAGGCCCAGGGCATGCTCGACTGCCTGCAACTGCTGCACTGCCACCTGGGCTCGCAGATCCCCAACATCCGCGACATCCGCTCGGCGGTGATGGAGGCCTGCCGCTACTACATCAACCTGGTCCGCGAGGGGGCCCCCATGGGGTTTCTGGACCTGGGCGGCGGCCTGGCGGTGGACTATCTCGGCTCGCGGGCCAACCACACCCAGTCGATGAACTACACCATCGACGAGTACAGCGCCGCCATCGTCGAGGTGGTCATGGAGACCCTCGACGCCAACCAGGTGCCCCACCCGACCATCGTCACCGAGTCCGGGCGCCCCACCGTGGCCTACTACTCGCTGCTGCTGTTCAACATCTTCGACGTCACCCACTTCGAGGCGGGCGCCCTGCCTTCGACGCCGCCGCCCGACGAGAACCCGCTGATCCACCACCTCTACGAGGTCCTCGAGCGGCTCGCCGCCGGCAACCTGCAGCAGTGCTACAACAAGACCTGCTTCTACCGCGACGAGATTCGCGAGCAGTTCAAACGCGGCCAGGTCTCGCTGCGCACCCGCTCGCTGGCCGAGAACCTGATCCTCGAGATCCTCCAGCGCATCCTCGCCATTCTCGAGAAAAACGGCGAGACGCCCCCCGAGCTCGAGGGGCTGCGCGAGCAGCTGGCCGACATCTACTACGGCAACCTCAGCGTCTTCCAGTCGCTGCCCGACCACTGGGCCATCGGCCAGGTGTTCCCGGTGATGCCGATCCACCGCCTCGGCGAGCGCCCCAGCCGCGAGGCGATCATCGCCGACATCACCTGCGACAGCGACGGGCGCATCGACAACTTCATCGATGTGCACGGCACCCGCAAGACGTTGCCGCTGCACCCGCTGAAGGACGGCGAGGAGTACTATCTCGGCGTGTTCCTGGTCGGCGCCTACCAGGAGACCCTGGGCGATCTGCACAACCTGTTCGGCGACACCAACGTGGTCAGCGTGCGCATCAACGAAGACGGCAGCTTCGACCTGACCCGCGAGGACCAGGGCGACAGCATCGCCGACATCCTCGGCTACGTGCAGTACAACGCCAAGGAGCTGTTCGAGCGTTTCCGCAAGCTGGCCGAGCAGGGCGTACGCCAGGGCAGCCTCAGCATCGCCGAGCGCCAGGAGATCCTCGAGTGCTTCGCGGCCGGGCTGCGCGGGTATACCTATTTTGAGAGGTAG
- a CDS encoding type IV pilus modification PilV family protein, with the protein MRVFVGDSRERGVTLVELIISIVIIAVALSGVLMVINQTTSHSVDPMLQHQAVAIAESYLEEVLLHPCGPDTTPVHPGGRATFDNVADYNNLPDAKVRDQNGALIGALDPNYSVTVTVAADNLGPAGNQVSASRVTVTVSGQGTNFTLRGWCVDY; encoded by the coding sequence ATGAGAGTGTTTGTCGGCGATAGCCGCGAGCGCGGCGTAACCCTGGTGGAGCTGATCATCTCCATTGTCATTATCGCGGTTGCCCTCTCCGGGGTGCTGATGGTGATAAACCAAACCACCAGCCACAGCGTCGACCCGATGCTCCAGCACCAGGCGGTGGCCATCGCCGAATCCTACCTGGAGGAGGTCCTGCTGCACCCCTGCGGGCCGGACACTACCCCTGTTCACCCGGGGGGACGGGCAACCTTCGACAACGTCGCCGACTACAACAACCTGCCCGACGCCAAGGTGCGGGACCAGAACGGGGCGCTGATCGGAGCGCTCGACCCAAATTACTCGGTGACGGTCACCGTGGCGGCCGACAATCTCGGGCCGGCGGGAAACCAGGTCTCCGCCAGCCGGGTCACCGTGACGGTGAGCGGTCAGGGGACCAATTTCACCCTGCGCGGCTGGTGCGTGGATTACTGA
- a CDS encoding prepilin-type N-terminal cleavage/methylation domain-containing protein: MKKQIAGSAGFTLVELVVVIVITGILAALGAAFIAKPIEGYVGLARRAELVDSAESALRRMQRDIRQALPNSIRVSVAAGISYLELWHTVDGSRYRDQGGDPLDFIAADPSFDAAGPVSPAALAAGNSVVVYNLSATAVQNNAYQGDNRQLLNAGASSAASGAEHIVLGAAKLFPQPSPQQRFFIVDTPVSYVCDPAAGTLTRYSGYPIGSPTANTTSFPAGSGALVAEHVTNCGFSYAPGTSQRAALATLTLTIEEQGEKVSLLHQVHVVNAP; encoded by the coding sequence TTGAAAAAACAGATCGCCGGATCGGCCGGCTTCACTCTGGTGGAACTGGTGGTGGTGATCGTCATCACCGGCATTCTCGCCGCGCTGGGCGCGGCGTTCATCGCCAAGCCCATCGAGGGGTATGTCGGGCTGGCGCGCCGCGCCGAGCTGGTGGACAGCGCCGAGAGCGCCCTGCGCCGCATGCAGCGCGACATCCGCCAGGCGCTGCCCAACAGCATCCGGGTCAGCGTGGCGGCGGGGATATCCTACCTGGAGCTGTGGCACACGGTGGACGGCAGCCGTTACCGGGACCAGGGGGGCGATCCCCTCGACTTCATCGCCGCCGACCCCAGTTTCGACGCCGCGGGGCCGGTGAGCCCGGCGGCCTTGGCGGCGGGCAACAGCGTGGTGGTCTACAACCTGAGCGCCACCGCCGTGCAGAACAACGCCTACCAGGGCGACAACCGGCAGCTGCTGAACGCCGGAGCGAGCAGCGCCGCGTCGGGCGCCGAGCACATCGTGCTTGGCGCCGCCAAGCTGTTCCCCCAACCTTCGCCCCAGCAGCGCTTTTTCATCGTCGATACCCCGGTCAGCTACGTCTGCGACCCCGCTGCCGGGACTCTGACCCGCTACTCGGGGTACCCCATCGGCTCGCCGACGGCGAACACCACCTCTTTCCCGGCGGGGAGCGGGGCCCTGGTGGCCGAGCATGTGACCAACTGCGGCTTCAGCTATGCGCCGGGGACCAGCCAGCGGGCGGCGCTGGCGACCCTGACCTTGACCATCGAGGAGCAGGGGGAGAAGGTCAGCCTGCTGCACCAGGTCCACGTGGTGAACGCGCCATGA